DNA from Brassica napus cultivar Da-Ae chromosome C4, Da-Ae, whole genome shotgun sequence:
aacgttctttgaaaaaaaaaatttacaagcaAAAAATAGAATTCGTTTGATTTTACGTTTCCTACAGTTTACAAATAgatttgaagtaaaaaaaaaaaaatctacttaaccTAGAGAGCGCATACATGCACACAAACGAACCCACATAGCTGGAACCaactaattttaaatcattCAACTCAGAAATCGATACACAATATGGTTCATATTTTCCATTAATTTGCTTCAACAATATTAGTATTGAGTACTGACTTAGCTAATTAAAGCTAGAACATATTGTGCATTTGAGACACAAACATCACAACGATTGCAATATATACAAAGATCGCTTCCGATGTGATACACACATCTGACCACACAATTCTCACCGGTACCAGTATCACCATGGTTTCAGCCCAACGACTCATCAGTCAACCGAAAGATAGAAATTGTAACAGTAGGACCGAAAATTAATTACTGGTATTGATATTTGTCGACAAACAACAGTATTTTTCAACAGCCTCAACAGTACAAAAGCGGAAAGACATGACACATCACTGTGGAACCAACACAACAACTTCATACACTATAGGCTTTTTTAGTTTGCATAGAAATAGTGTGTTCTCAAATTAATCTAAGAAAACAAACCACCACAAGAATATTCTCAAAATATTCATGTCAACAAATGTAACATTATTACATggaatcaaatattaatttacaaaatgtCAACTAATTATATGCCAACATAATTATTCTTTTGGTAAATGTATAgactataaaaaataattatataattatacttCGTGGAATCAAAATGTACGAGCAAACCATTTAGATAACCAAGAAGCCAGCGACTCTTTCTTGTAATGCAAATATCATGACCAGAGTACTCTTGCAACATCTTATACACGCAAAATGAGATGATATGATGATCACATGAATCAAATGATATACTATGTATCTGAGTATAAAAAGTAGGAGCTAGGGATTAAAAAGCCCCGAGAAAAGGGACTaataaatgatagtataatatatacatgAATCGAGAAAATTAAGGACCAGCCTATTAAAAACTAGGTTGACATGCTTAATTTCATTTAACCACGCGTAAACTCATAGATTAAGCTTTCTCGATACTACCCATACATTAAAGTATAATGAATGGTGAAAGTTTAAAGCTCTCACCTCGCATGCAATCAGATCGAACCAAAATCTATACAAGGAACAAGCCATCGTTTAAATCGCATATTAAGCTTACCTTTATTTGAGATGAACAAGAGAAGTAGAGAGATTGTgtatgtgagagagagagagagagagagattgagacAAAGAGAACAAGGACAGGCCAAAGAGATCAGCACTAGAATCTGACAGAAAGAGCAGTGAGCACGCAAGAGAAGTAAATGCAGTATATGCAAATTACCTTTGTGTGCTCACTCTCTTCTGTCAGTTgctatgtttttcttttgtcccAACTCATTCACTCGCAGTTCTTCCATCTCCAGAGATCTACAACATGAAAAAGAGAACATTAATCACGAGATCAGTGAAACGATGAGAAGATAAAGGTTAGATCTGGGTTTTAACTAAAGTAGACAAGGAACCATAGAGAGAAAATACACACATATGAATAGAGGAAAGAGATACTATTTAAGACACCTTTTGGAAAATCAAGTCTAGGGTTTTTGTCTAAATCGAGAAAAAACATAaccaaaaagcaaaaaaaaaaaagaagaaacaaagatcTGATGAGAAGATAAGAGGAGCCTTATCTCTTGCTCATTCAGAGAGTCACCTTTCTTTATGGCTTTTGTcggtttctttatctctctTACATGCAAAGGGGACAGAAcattttaattgatatatagAGTTCCGTTTCATGAGCTAAAAGACGCAACGCACAAGactccaaagatcttcatatttgagagagtaaataaGGGCCTATTGACGATGGAGCGAGGTATATAAAGACTGTTAACAGGTTTGCCAtctttgttaattatttttctgtttCGACAATAAAACTGCTTTTAATTTGTTGATTTGCATTAGTTTATTCTTGcctttaatttaattattatttttacactTAGTTTCTTCACTTTCCTTTGTTGGCGGAAGACCAACACCAACAACCCCAAAATTCCAAAATTGCAAATAGTAAGAATGATAGTTGGGCTATACGATATATCTTTACTCTTGATTTTatctgtaatatttttaaattatcaaatatatatatatatatattaaattttaaagatgaaatccataaaataaataaaatattatatgaactctatttactaaaaaataatttaataaactgAAAATATGGTttcagaaatatattttttcctttgttAATTATCTTTTAGTTTATTCTCTAATATACCGTCAAGAGAAATGGGGTGATATaaccaacattttttttataattcacCGTATAATTAAAAggttgacaaaaatataaagatgaatccataaaataaataaaagattatatGAACCCTATTTACTAAAACATTAATTTAATGAACTGAAAATATAGTTTcagaaatataattttatttgttatctTTTTATTCTCTAATATACAGTCAAGAGAAATTGAATGATAtaaccaacatttttttttttataatttcaccATATGATTAAAAGgatgacaaaaatatattttgtcaaTACATACCAAATTGTACTTtgcttattttctttttctataacTTCTTCACCCCATCTATCTTATTAATCTCATAACTTTTTAACTgccaaatatttaattttaaaaatgtatgattttttttaattttttgatatttcatCACTTGGAAGTTTTTTAAAcagaaatatacatatattttaaaatagaatagtTATTAATTAAAACTGTAAGTCCATACTATATAACTTTCcaaaaactagaaatataatagaatacaatttatctattttacaagttgaatttatttttagttcGCTAGTCTATTCCAttattcatatttatataatatgatttaatattaaaatattatatattatttttaatttttaatttaattaaaaatattacaaatatatattatttttatatttgggtttatgttTTAGTAATTAGAATTTAGTGTTTGGTAATTAGGAGAGGTATAAATAGCCTCAAATGAAATCCattaagatattaaaaattttaaatttaaattttaaatttattaaagatattaaagttcaaaaaaatatcattgcAAAATTGGAATATGGAGGTATATTGTCAAAGTGgttaagtttttaatatattaaaataagtttgtttaaatttgaaaactatttctTGAGAAATgaacacattatatattttcatataataatgAATAGTGTTAATAACATAGGAATGTGAAAGTTTATGTTATTACGGTTTTAATGTGTATGAAATAATTGTCATGAATAGTATCTACAAATTTTTTCTGTTTCCAAATTAAAAGAACCTAATCTCTATTTGTAGGGATAAAAACGGCAAGGTattgtataaaaattaaaagaaataaagaaataattaattttaaataactataTGGTACGAAAACCTATTAATTTCTAGAATGTGACTTGTGGTGTATTTAGTTCCCAGTTCATCATCATTCAACATGTTCAACGCTAAATAATTTACTTCGTCTAACTTCATTTTTAACATGCTCActacatatttaatttttaaatattatattcaatACTTTTATTATAAGTAATCTtataaagaagaaataaaaataaatttaataaagagaaaaaattgttataatacaaaatatcattcggcagaaagtaaaaaaatttaaagaaaaattaattttcttgttATTAGTATAGAGAATTTTATGTACTTGTATCTAGGATCAATTTGTAATATAGTCAACTTCTCAATAACCATAAAAAATAGAGCATGCATAAAGGAATAATGCATTTAGTGATATCTATTCATGtcttgatgacaaaaaaatattattcatgtcctctaataaattttgttacatttaaatttttctaCCAGATGAATCCAAATAATAAGAaatttctctctaaaattctaTTAATTATTCTAGATATGTAAAAttctaataattattaattaataaatatagtgtttaattttattaagcaaaaatattatatatcgtataagctgaatgtattttgaattttttggttaaaaattataatatgaaatagtaaaaaataaaaataacttgttGAATCTTAAAACCATTGTATATAACAAGTATATCATATGCTGAATATATAATACGTGTCTTTGTATGATTtattttacatcaaaactttgatttaatttaaataaattagaaaattaagaaaatacgaTTTCTTTTTTGCAAAAGAAACATACTATTTGTGATAAATGGTTTAGTTTAagattttagttatttatattcaGTTACGATGTTACTGTTCCACAAAATACAACAAAAATCAAATGATCTATTTTGAGTCATGCAGAAATTATTTACTATCTTCCCACGAAAATTAAAGTTATGAAATTCTATACGTTCAAAATATAGAAGTTTGGTGTTTCcaatgaaagtttttatttttttatcataaatttattcatattaattaatataattattgaaatagattaaactcttttaaaatatgatattgaaaggattaaatttattttcaaatatataaatatccaaAGCTCTTGTCTTGAGAGACAGAAAGAGTATCTGATTGTGTGACAGAAACTAAACAGTATGAGCTTAATTCTCCATAAACCGTGATCATCGCTTTAAAACTTTGTGTACATATCAAACCTAAAATGGTACTAATTTCTTTACTCTTATTATTGACTGCCAGAGATGATTATAAAATTACTTAGATTACAGTAATTATTGATCAAGATAGTTGACTTCCCAGTTCACATATTAGACATTATTGTTAGTGTTTggaaatacaaataaaatatgaaattatatttatattctatTAGCGAATATCTTCAAAATGTAAGAGACTCTCACCAAAAAGTTATTTGAAggattttgaataattttctcacatttaaaatacttactaatacaataataataacatttaagaaattgaatattattatattttgtatttagaaACCTTGATgaaatagggtttttagtaattaaccctccaactaaagatgaatcgtaaaaaaaccctcaactaaaaatcctgtgaaataaaccctcaactttaatttcgttaacatatgttaccctccgtctaaaaaaccgtgacggagggtaacatatgttaactgTTTATAATTAAGTTGAaggtttataatgttgaaaacttagttgagggtttttttacgattcaaaaatagttaaacggttttatcactaaaagtcattaaatgctattaaaatatttattatcatttatacattgttttagattgatttataagcctttaaaactaatttataaattttaatatattattttttataaattaatttatacatccaaaattaattattttcaacactacttacaacttattataacttcaaaatattaaattatttgatatttgaaaatagtgatataaaatatttgtgtgtttatatcgtcattgtcaaatatcaaataatttaaaatgtctaagttatattaagtctTAAGTAGTGTCGAAGATAATTCATCAATGAAGTCAATCTTTCTATTTAGAGCATGATGCACTTTTTcctattttcatgatttccgtCATCCAGCTCATACTTTCCTCCTATCCCCAAAAATAATGCATGATTATTTGTATTCTcattaatttctaaataaatatgttatatttttcttttcttaatcagtagtatatttgatatattgttcttgatttattgtattactTTCTGTTTCAATATAATGTTGGATTATTTGATCCTAACAAGTAGcagaaaatgtaaaaacttataaaatcatTGTGAAACTGTATTAATCAtatgtaaaagtattaaaatatttatgaagctTTATAAATCGGTTATAaagtaatgtattaaaatttataaattatttttaagggCTTATATCAAtctaaattaatgtataaatgataataacttttagtgataaaacccctcaactatttttgaatcataaaaaaaacttcaactaagttttcaacattataaacccGCAACTTATAAACTGTTAACGTATGTCACCCTCCGTTGCGGTTTTTTAGATGGACGGTAACATATGCTAACAGAATTAAAGTTAAGGGTTTATTTCACAAATTTTTTAGTTGacgtttttttttacgattcatctttatttgatgggtttaattactaaaattcCGATGAAATACTAGCAATACTAATGCTTTTCTCTccaacattttaattttaatttttattcactGTCTAAAATGTTGAAAGATATAGAACATCGTATATTACTTCTATACATTGACAAACAgtcacatattaaaaaaaatgtgatcACATTTTCAAAGTCAtttggaatataaaataagtttatCAAGATAAAGGGATGGGTAAAGAATAGATTCACTGGAATATGTCTCGAATAAACCAAGAAACAAAGTTTAAAGTAGAGAAGCTTtatcgaaagaaaaaaattaagagaatttATTGGCTTTTTATTGGACGAGTCATATTAGAATGACGTGGTTTCAATaacctctctctcttcctttgttttctctaacctctctctaagtcttcgttaaaaaaaaaaatcaatcctGGTGGCCGGTGGGTTCACCACCGCTGGTCACCAAccacttttttgtttttgtttgtaaataTTTTCGTTAGGCGACTCTTTTCTTCCGTTTATCGGATAAAAACTTTGCAAGGTGACTTTTGTTGTGTGTTTTCCAAACCCGATTTCTCTATCCTTTGCAAATCAATATCCCGTTTGATTTTGTTAGATTCCAGTCTTCTAGTTAATCACACTTTTTCCTTCCCATATATGGTATTAATCTTAGCGTGCAGAATTTTATGACGGAGTATCCATTGTGTGTTAGAGATTAAGTTGTTTGATTAAGCGTAGAGAGAAGAAGCAAGCTCAGATTAGCTGGAGTTTCTTTATCAGAAACGTTTTGGCAAGGCCCAGCTTTCATCCCTTTGAAGCTATTCACCGGAGTTCACTTGTAACGAGCGGATGAAGAATCGAGCATAATTGACGGCGAACAGCGATACGAGGAACAGTCAAGTAGATTCAACTAGTCGAAGAAAGTTACTGAAAGTTCCCGTTCCGGCATGTCTCCGGCGAGACTGACAGTGCTATTTCTTTGACTCTAGAAACATCGTGACCCATCTAACTGTACACGTGTCGTTCATGCTTTAGAGTTTTTATATTAGCGAACACGTGGTTTTAATCTTATCTTTTGTTCGGTTGGGTTTCGATATGGACTGAATATATATTAGGATGGCTGTTGTATCTACTTGTTTACATATTGGCCCAAGAGgcataataaaaaatatgttgaaaaaaaaaaaaaaaatgacgtGGTTTCACACTAAACTAGAGAGTCGCATGAACCGGTCTGACCGTCGATTTAAGACAATAACTCCCTGCCGTTGGATCTGTCACTTTTGGAAGAGACCTTTCCTTGTTTTCGCCATATTTCTCTAGGAGAAGGGGGTTCGATTATTCTGCTTTTGTCTATGCGGAAGTACGTATGTATTTATTCATTGTCAATGTATTAAATCCAACTAAtctgcttcttttttttataacaccATCCAACTTATCTGCTTATTCTGCTTATTTCTTTCGAGTATTTGAACCAAATCCAACTAATCTCCTTTATCGTCTAATGTCTAATGAAGATTACTAATGAATCATTTTCGTCTGGTTAAAGACCACTAGAACACTGTAACCCTTAGAACATCTCAGTAAACTTTTTGAACAGTTATAgtgaactttttttctttttttttttgagaaccAACATTTATAGTGAACTTCTTCTAATGGTTACCAAGAACATTTCCTAATgcttatatttttctgaaagaCACTGCACAAATATTTGACGTAAATTATTAGGACATTTCCAATAGTATGGTTCTCATTtgttaatgaaaatatttttaaaatattttattattaatatttattgttaaagattttttaattaatatattaaatcaattcaATCCAAAAATGAGACTAAAGTTCTAATTACAAGCCGactcaaaatttttaattttaaacatttcttAACTAGCTTTGTTCGACCAATCATCCCAGGCACGTTCCATTAGTTTGAATCTGAAATCTTTGAGAATCGGTTACCGTTTTCATTAACGATAACCACACAGAGGTGTAAATTTTCTACAAAACAAATGGTTAAATGCAGGCTGACCTGGCCTAAGGGCTAGTTGACAGGATACAAGTAAAACTGGTTGGGCATaataaaaactaagaaaaacaaaccaaacaaaagtcATGCGAatctaaatattcaaaataataaacattCAGCGATCACGAGTGACAGACATCTATTAGAAGTAGGATTAGGCCTTTATTGAGGCTAAAACTGAGAAATCTGTTGGATTTTGCGAGCCTGGAAAAACTTGCAACGCCCTTTTCCACTTGACTCGATTTCTTCGCTTCTGCTCTCGCATGTTGTGAACCCGAATTTGCTTAGTTTCGACTGTCTCTTGGTACTGCTATTTCCATTACCACTCTCTTCAGCTTCATCTGATTCCctacacaaaaaaattaaactcaaCATGAGATTCTGCCATAGAATGAGATTAATAAAAGATGCGAAGTCAATAgagcaaaaagaaaacaaactaaCCATGTAACTTCAACCTCGCTTTTTAAATGCGTAGTGCAAGTTCCCCAGCTGAAACGAACCAATGAAGGGAATCCAAACACAGAATGTTTGTGTTGGGTCAACCATGCCTTTGTCTCAGGATCTATATTTTGCATTACAAACATATTAGTATGCAACAGTTGATAAATACATAAACTATAAGACGCAGAAAAAACAGTATACCTCCAGGATATCCAGAACCGAAGTTTCTGTTAATGTTTTCTCCGGTTTCTTCTACCAACCATTCTCTCAAGGCTCTGTCTCTTGTCACCTGAGCAGGTAATATACATTTACCGGCTTTCAGCTAGTGAAAAAGTTTTGACATAGATAGTTATAATCCAATTACCTTAGCCACAATACTTGCCCCACTAACAACAGGATAAAGACTGTCTGCTTTCTTTGAAACGACAAACTTGATGGAAGAAAACCTCTCAGACAATTTGACTCTGTACTTCTCTGGATCTCCCACAGTATCAAGATAAACCTGCAAAAGGAAATTTAGAACTCtaaatctctaaaatgacaTTCTCTCACAAAAGATCTTTCCATGGAGAGTGAATCAATCACCTCTGTAAGAAGTACTCCCATGTCTAGAACCTGTTTGATAAGCCCCATAGCGGAGTTATGTGAGATCTCATTTAAATTGATCTTGTTTCTGTaagaaaataaaccaaaagctATAATGTTATAAACAAACATTTGAAGCCAATCAAATCCGTTAGCTTCAAAAACTACTAACATTGCGAGCATCTTAGCAGAGAGCTCCCGTGGACCAATGACATCAACAGCCCATCCAAGCGACTTGTCAAGCTTTAAATTCTCATATAGTTCTTCTCTTTTATCTTCCTTTAGAGTCTTTGAATCTGCAAACACAGCACCAAAAACGTTTAAGTCATCGAAAGTGTCATGCTTTCACTTGAATACACAAAACAAATACTCTAATCTAAACGAAAGGTTACAACTTTGTTAAAGGGTTTTCGCTAATAGGCTTAAGGAATCGAAATTGACCTGCGAAATGGAGAGAGGCGAGAGAAGACTGGTAGGAGAGGGGGCAGTACAAGCATCCATACACCATTGGTCCTGTTTGTGAAAACAAAACTGAATCAAAAGACGTTCTTGCGAAATCatcagaagaaagaaagaagagggaACCTAAGACAGGACCCCTCCCGGCTTCGTCGATGCCCATGATGCAAGGTTGAGAGGCCCACTCTGGCGTCGATTCCATTCTTTTCAACTAAAAAGATTATATGTCAAATTGGTGTCTATTAAACAAGGAAGAAGCGAACTTTAGAATACGAGAAACTCACCGGCTATCTATCTATCTGGAGAGCTCAGCAAACCGGAGAAGGTACCGGTTATTCCCGGCGAGCGATAACCTAGAGCCAACAAAAATGAGAATTTTAATAACATTGCTTGCCGTTTTGATTTTATCATATAGGGGAACACCAGGGTGCCTCTCccaaaataatagtaataaaaatcataacgactatttttagtttaaaattattataatacaaattataagattaattgaatatatacattataaaatactatataatatttcaatttaattttatatttactaaattacaatattttttatttttatttatatattcgcAACCAAATGTAAATGCTagtaacaattagttttttattttgaaaattttaaattaacatGAAATGACATTTACAATGTTTTTATAGTTGTTGTAAGACTTCAGTAACCAATACAATCCCAAATACtggatttttataatttaaagtgccagatttgatttggataaataaaTTTAGGGATTTGGAATTTTAGATtgggtaaaatttttttttaaaaatgataaaaaaaaacacttctgtcaaaataaacatgtattatttatagatctaataattttaagtcaaacaaaatatgaaaatttaaattacacCACTAGATAATTGAATAATaaagttattaattaaaaatacatggGAAATTAATATGCATTTCGCCAAATTAATGactatttttgataaaaactaaatgatttatttgaaaatactgtaatataatataaatatatatttttgttttaacacACACAAGATAATACTTTTTTATCAGTATCATTAACTAAGAAAAAACATTAACTTATAATTGGTTTGGATTTTCTGATTAAGATTGATATTTAGGAGGTAATAAAGGCTTAGCTTTTGAAGTAATAGTGATTTTCTACTTTAATTaataactagattttaatccgcgcttataaatcacaaatttttattttattttatttgtccgaactgatttaaaaattaacattatgtttgttttgtatcTTAAAAATtgggtttttatatttctatgtttttatcatttttttaatgtagtat
Protein-coding regions in this window:
- the LOC106391202 gene encoding ribonuclease H2 subunit A; protein product: MESTPEWASQPCIMGIDEAGRGPVLGPMVYGCLYCPLSYQSSLASLHFADSKTLKEDKREELYENLKLDKSLGWAVDVIGPRELSAKMLAINKINLNEISHNSAMGLIKQVLDMGVLLTEVYLDTVGDPEKYRVKLSERFSSIKFVVSKKADSLYPVVSGASIVAKVTRDRALREWLVEETGENINRNFGSGYPGDPETKAWLTQHKHSVFGFPSLVRFSWGTCTTHLKSEVEVTWESDEAEESGNGNSSTKRQSKLSKFGFTTCESRSEEIESSGKGRCKFFQARKIQQISQF